Proteins encoded together in one Triticum dicoccoides isolate Atlit2015 ecotype Zavitan chromosome 7B, WEW_v2.0, whole genome shotgun sequence window:
- the LOC119337071 gene encoding MADS-box transcription factor 7-like, with the protein MGRGRVELKRIENKINRQVTFAKRRNGLLKKAYELSVLCDAEVALIVFSNRGKLYEFCSTQSMTKTLDKYQKCSYAGPETTVQNRENEQLKNSRNEYLKLKARVDNLQRTQRNLLGEDLDSLGIKELESLEKQLDSSLKHIRTTRTQHMVDQLTELQRREQMFSEANKCLRIKLEESNQVHGQQLWEHNNNVLSYERQPEVQPPMHGGNGFFHPLDAAGEPTLHIGYPPESLSNSCMTTFMPPWLP; encoded by the exons ATGGGGAGGGGGAGGGTGGAGCTGAAGCGGATCGAGAACAAGATCAACCGCCAGGTCACCTTTGCCAAGCGCAGGAACGGCCTGCTCAAGAAGGCCTACGAGCTCTCCGTGCTATGCGACGCCGAGGTCGCGCTCATCGTCTTCTCCAACCGCGGCAAGCTCTACGAGTTCTGCAGCACCCAGAG CATGACGAAGACACTCGACAAGTATCAAAAATGCAGTTATGCAGGACCTGAAACTACTGTGCAGAACAGAGAAAATGAG CAACTGAAAAACAGTCGCAATGAGTACCTGAAACTAAAGGCACGGGTTGATAATTTACAGCGAACACAAAG GAATTTGCTTGGTGAAGATCTTGATTCATTAGGCATAAAAGAGCTCGAGAGCCTTGAGAAGCAACTTGATTCGTCCTTGAAGCACATTCGAACAACAAGG ACACAACATATGGTTGACCAATTGACAGAACTCCAGAGAAGG GAACAAATGTTTTCGGAGGCGAATAAATGTCTTCGTATAAAA TTGGAGGAGAGCAACCAAGTTCATGGGCAGCAGCTCTGGGAGCACAACAACAATGTACTGAGCTATGAACGTCAGCCGGAAGTGCAGCCGCCGATGCACGGCGGCAATGGATTCTTCCACCCCCTTGATGCTGCTGGTGAACCCACACTTCACATAGG GTACCCTCCCGAGTCCCTGAGTAACTCATGCATGACTACTTTCATGCCCCCGTGGTTGCCTTGA